In Carboxydothermus pertinax, the following are encoded in one genomic region:
- a CDS encoding GTP-binding protein, with translation MAKAKFERVKPHVNIGTIGHVDHGKTTLTAA, from the coding sequence ATGGCGAAAGCAAAATTTGAGCGGGTAAAACCCCACGTAAACATTGGAACCATCGGCCACGTTGACCATGGTAAGACTACATTAACTGCAGC